Proteins from a single region of Gemmatimonadaceae bacterium:
- a CDS encoding Rrf2 family transcriptional regulator, with amino-acid sequence MRITTLAEYGVICALHLARRVAEGPITGREIAARERLPVDYVEQILLRLRRAEIVRSTRGARGGYALAHDAEKISIRAVIAASETTTFDLHCVSHPVEEERCSASHACSIRPVWQLLQQKIDDVLEGIRLSDLLHEESQVRVLVGLPERALSDAPELPRGRHALPVLGG; translated from the coding sequence GTGCGCATTACTACCCTGGCCGAGTACGGCGTGATCTGCGCGCTGCATCTCGCGAGACGGGTCGCGGAAGGGCCGATCACCGGCCGCGAGATCGCTGCGCGCGAACGGCTGCCTGTCGACTACGTCGAGCAGATTCTGTTACGTCTGCGCCGCGCCGAAATCGTGCGCAGCACGCGAGGTGCGCGGGGCGGTTACGCGCTGGCGCATGATGCGGAAAAGATCTCGATCCGCGCCGTGATCGCGGCGTCCGAAACGACGACCTTCGATCTGCATTGTGTCTCGCATCCCGTTGAAGAGGAGCGGTGCTCGGCGTCCCATGCATGCAGCATTCGTCCCGTGTGGCAGTTGCTGCAGCAGAAGATCGACGACGTGCTGGAAGGCATTCGCCTCTCGGATCTCCTGCACGAGGAAAGTCAGGTGCGTGTACTCGTTGGATTGCCGGAGCGAGCCCTCTCGGACGCACCGGAACTTCCTCGGGGCCGTCACGCATTGCCCGTGCTTGGCGGCTAA
- the smpB gene encoding SsrA-binding protein SmpB — translation MAKDSERPTDKISIARNKRARFDYEILDSWEAGIVLTGTEVKSLRDGKANIGDAYGVVRDGEIFLINMHIAPYERGGYANHEAERTRKLLLHRKEIRRLIGAVEREGLTLIPLELYFRKGVAKVNLALGKGKKLHDKRETTRRRDAEREMARAMRSR, via the coding sequence ATGGCCAAGGACTCGGAGCGCCCGACCGACAAGATCTCGATCGCGCGCAATAAGCGCGCGCGATTCGATTATGAGATCCTGGACAGCTGGGAGGCAGGAATCGTCCTGACGGGGACCGAGGTCAAGTCGCTGCGCGATGGCAAGGCGAATATCGGCGACGCATATGGCGTCGTGCGCGACGGTGAGATTTTCCTCATCAACATGCACATCGCGCCCTACGAACGCGGCGGCTACGCCAACCACGAAGCGGAGCGCACACGGAAGCTGTTGCTCCATCGCAAGGAAATCCGTCGTCTCATTGGCGCGGTGGAGCGTGAGGGTCTGACGCTCATTCCGCTCGAGCTGTACTTCCGCAAGGGAGTCGCGAAGGTGAATCTGGCGTTGGGGAAGGGAAAGAAGCTGCACGACAAGCGCGAGACCACGCGTCGCCGTGACGCGGAGCGCGAAATGGCGCGGGCCATGCGATCTCGTTGA
- a CDS encoding N-acetylmuramoyl-L-alanine amidase, whose translation MLIPLLVALQVTVAGANATSITVRAASASQRVPLVADAGVPMLRPQALAPLLAISVAPDAPGHYRLTVAGVVFGVEVGVPSASVGGQVQPLAAAPIERDHQLLIPLQMVSDVLPTYVNNLRWDASARQLVIFTQVSTPKPQPRLVVVDAGHGGPDNGMTGPLGAPISIYEKDVTLSVAKKLGVQLKSRGLRVLYTRTTDTLIALSDRGRIANQANGNLFISVHVNAASMDWRDPAAGRGFETYFLAEAKTEDARRVEAMENQSVRFETDAKVSKDDALGYILSDMKQNEHLRESSELAELVQKHLASIHPGPNRGVKQAGFRVLVTAFMPAVLVEIGFGTNRSEAAYLNDPRNQTMIAIAIADAAVEYLRDYERRVSGGEGRDER comes from the coding sequence ATGCTAATTCCGCTGCTGGTGGCGCTGCAGGTGACGGTTGCAGGCGCGAACGCCACGAGCATTACGGTTCGCGCGGCGAGCGCATCGCAACGCGTCCCGCTCGTTGCCGACGCGGGTGTACCGATGTTGCGCCCCCAAGCACTCGCGCCCCTCCTTGCCATCTCTGTCGCGCCCGATGCGCCAGGCCATTATCGGCTCACGGTCGCGGGAGTTGTGTTCGGCGTGGAAGTCGGCGTTCCGTCGGCGAGCGTTGGCGGGCAGGTACAGCCTCTCGCCGCGGCGCCAATCGAACGAGATCATCAACTGCTCATTCCGCTGCAAATGGTGTCGGACGTTTTGCCGACATACGTCAACAATCTTCGCTGGGACGCGTCCGCCCGGCAGCTCGTGATCTTCACGCAGGTCTCGACGCCAAAGCCGCAACCGAGGCTCGTCGTCGTCGACGCGGGCCATGGCGGTCCGGACAACGGCATGACCGGACCGCTGGGCGCGCCGATTAGCATTTACGAAAAGGACGTCACGCTCTCCGTCGCGAAGAAGCTTGGCGTTCAGCTCAAGTCGCGTGGACTGCGCGTTCTCTACACACGAACGACGGATACGCTCATCGCCCTCTCCGATCGCGGACGCATCGCCAATCAGGCGAATGGCAATCTGTTCATCTCCGTTCACGTGAACGCGGCGAGCATGGACTGGAGGGATCCCGCCGCCGGGCGCGGATTCGAGACGTACTTCCTCGCCGAGGCGAAGACCGAGGATGCTCGCCGCGTGGAGGCTATGGAGAACCAGTCGGTTCGTTTCGAGACCGACGCGAAGGTGTCCAAAGACGACGCGCTCGGCTACATCCTCAGCGACATGAAGCAGAACGAGCATCTACGCGAGTCGTCGGAACTGGCGGAGCTCGTACAGAAGCACCTCGCGTCGATCCATCCCGGGCCGAACCGCGGCGTCAAGCAGGCGGGCTTCCGCGTGCTCGTCACTGCCTTCATGCCCGCCGTGCTCGTCGAGATCGGCTTCGGCACGAACAGGAGCGAGGCCGCGTACCTCAACGATCCGCGGAATCAAACGATGATCGCGATCGCGATTGCCGACGCCGCCGTCGAGTATCTCCGCGACTATGAACGCCGCGTGAGTGGAGGAGAGGGGCGTGACGAGCGCTGA
- a CDS encoding dihydroorotate dehydrogenase has protein sequence MTSAEPLSITVANLDFQNPIVLASGTAGYGLELADVMDLEHVGGLTTKAVSIEPRGGNPAPRVAELDEGMLNSVGLANPGLERVKTTYVPWLASHLTRTRKLVNVVGNSIEDYARVVAELDACAATAGARAIDAFELNVSCPNVKAGGMEFGADAESLQRLVRMARGETKRPLFVKLSPALPDIARTAKTAIDAGADGLTLVNTLPGLAIDIERRRPMLGFGSGGLSGPGLLPVGVLATWRVSRAVNAPIIGIGGVSSANNALQYMMAGASLVGVGTAAMRNPRLPARIIKDLDRWCSRHGVRSLSEIVGTLEWTAA, from the coding sequence GTGACGAGCGCTGAGCCACTCTCGATCACCGTCGCCAATCTCGACTTTCAAAATCCGATTGTCCTCGCGTCCGGCACGGCGGGCTACGGCCTCGAGCTCGCCGACGTGATGGATCTCGAGCACGTTGGCGGCCTGACGACGAAGGCCGTCTCGATCGAACCGCGCGGCGGCAATCCCGCACCACGCGTCGCCGAATTGGATGAGGGAATGCTGAATTCGGTCGGGCTCGCGAATCCGGGACTGGAACGCGTGAAGACCACGTACGTGCCGTGGCTGGCCTCGCACCTGACCCGAACGCGTAAGCTCGTCAACGTCGTCGGGAACTCGATCGAGGACTATGCGCGCGTCGTCGCCGAGCTCGACGCATGCGCCGCCACCGCCGGGGCGCGCGCAATCGACGCGTTCGAGCTGAACGTCAGTTGCCCGAACGTGAAAGCCGGCGGCATGGAATTCGGCGCCGATGCGGAATCGCTTCAGCGCCTCGTGCGCATGGCGCGCGGCGAGACGAAACGACCGCTCTTCGTCAAGCTCTCACCGGCTCTGCCCGACATTGCGCGGACGGCGAAGACAGCGATCGATGCCGGCGCAGATGGCCTAACGCTGGTGAATACGCTGCCTGGTCTGGCGATCGACATCGAGCGGAGACGACCGATGCTCGGCTTCGGCTCCGGTGGCCTGAGCGGTCCCGGACTCCTCCCGGTGGGCGTCCTCGCCACGTGGCGAGTGAGCCGTGCGGTGAATGCACCGATTATCGGTATCGGCGGCGTGAGCTCGGCGAATAACGCGCTGCAATACATGATGGCGGGCGCATCGCTCGTGGGCGTTGGAACGGCGGCGATGCGCAACCCCCGCCTTCCGGCGCGAATCATTAAAGATCTCGATCGATGGTGCTCGCGTCACGGCGTTCGCTCGCTGTCGGAGATCGTCGGCACTCTCGAATGGACGGCCGCGTGA
- the pyrF gene encoding orotidine-5'-phosphate decarboxylase: MSTIPIVALDVATQEAALALVDQLGEACRFYKIGAELFTACGPAVVREVESRGAEVFLDLKYHDIPNTVAGAVRRAADIGVRLLTVHASGGLEMMRAAVIAAGNAERCGVLAVTLLTSLEGAAVGAIWGRGAPLDVSHEVTRLAELAREAGTAGVVCSGREAAAVKRRFGSALSVLIPGIRMEGGARHDQSRISTPADAVAAGADYVVVGRAVTAATDRRAAMREMVAQLG; this comes from the coding sequence GTGAGCACGATACCAATTGTCGCGCTCGACGTCGCGACGCAGGAAGCGGCGCTCGCCCTCGTCGACCAGCTGGGAGAGGCGTGTCGCTTTTACAAGATTGGCGCCGAGCTCTTCACGGCGTGCGGACCAGCGGTGGTTCGCGAAGTTGAATCGCGCGGCGCGGAGGTTTTTCTCGATCTCAAGTATCACGATATCCCGAACACTGTCGCGGGGGCCGTTCGCCGGGCCGCCGACATCGGGGTTCGTCTCCTAACGGTGCACGCGTCAGGCGGACTCGAGATGATGCGCGCCGCCGTCATCGCGGCGGGCAACGCCGAGCGCTGCGGCGTGCTGGCGGTGACGCTTCTGACGTCGCTCGAGGGGGCGGCGGTGGGCGCGATCTGGGGTCGCGGCGCACCGCTGGATGTCTCACACGAAGTGACTCGTCTTGCCGAGCTCGCGCGTGAGGCGGGTACTGCCGGCGTCGTCTGCAGCGGACGCGAGGCAGCCGCCGTGAAGCGACGCTTTGGGTCCGCGCTCTCGGTCCTTATCCCTGGCATTCGCATGGAGGGTGGTGCTCGCCACGATCAGTCGCGGATCTCGACTCCGGCTGATGCAGTTGCAGCGGGTGCGGACTATGTCGTCGTCGGCCGTGCGGTGACTGCCGCGACGGATCGTCGCGCGGCGATGCGAGAGATGGTGGCGCAGCTCGGCTAG
- the rpmJ gene encoding 50S ribosomal protein L36, with protein MKVRTSVKPICEHCKVVKRNGVTRIICKRNPKHKQRQG; from the coding sequence GTGAAAGTCCGTACAAGCGTGAAGCCGATTTGCGAACACTGCAAAGTGGTCAAGCGCAACGGCGTCACTCGCATCATCTGCAAGCGCAATCCCAAGCACAAGCAGCGTCAAGGCTGA
- the rpsM gene encoding 30S ribosomal protein S13 — MARISGVDLPREKKVEIGLSYIYGIGRRNAVDILRKAGIDASLRIRDLTDADVNKLRQVIERDYKVEGALRTEVAMNIKRLMDIGSYRGIRHRRGLPVRGQRTHTNARTKKGPRRAIAGKKKVTK, encoded by the coding sequence ATGGCTCGTATATCTGGCGTCGATCTCCCACGTGAGAAGAAGGTCGAGATCGGTCTTTCCTACATTTACGGCATCGGTCGTCGGAACGCCGTCGACATTCTCCGCAAGGCGGGCATCGACGCGTCGCTGCGCATTCGCGATCTCACTGACGCGGACGTGAACAAGCTCCGTCAGGTGATCGAGCGGGATTACAAAGTCGAAGGCGCGCTGCGCACCGAAGTCGCGATGAACATCAAACGTCTGATGGACATCGGTTCGTACCGAGGCATTCGCCATCGTCGCGGCCTGCCGGTACGCGGTCAGCGCACGCATACGAACGCGCGAACGAAGAAGGGACCACGCCGCGCGATTGCCGGCAAGAAAAAGGTGACGAAGTAG
- the rpsK gene encoding 30S ribosomal protein S11 produces the protein MATGKKAKRVVEAEGIAHISATFNNTTVTITDSHGNAVAWGSSGKAGFKGSKKSTPFAATVAAEQCAREALGLGVKRVHVRVQGPGSGRESAIQALASAGLQVKSIKDVTPIPHNGCRPPKRRRV, from the coding sequence ATGGCAACTGGAAAAAAGGCAAAGCGAGTAGTCGAAGCCGAAGGTATCGCGCACATCAGCGCGACGTTCAACAACACGACGGTCACGATCACCGATAGCCATGGCAACGCCGTGGCGTGGGGCTCGTCAGGCAAGGCCGGCTTCAAGGGATCGAAGAAGAGCACGCCGTTCGCCGCCACCGTGGCTGCCGAGCAGTGTGCGCGCGAAGCGCTGGGCCTTGGTGTGAAGCGGGTCCACGTTCGCGTTCAGGGACCCGGCAGCGGTCGCGAGTCGGCGATTCAGGCGCTCGCGTCGGCCGGTCTTCAAGTCAAGTCCATCAAGGATGTGACGCCGATTCCGCATAACGGCTGCCGTCCACCAAAGCGTCGGAGAGTGTAA
- the rpsD gene encoding 30S ribosomal protein S4, protein MGRYVGPSCRQCRREGTKLFLKGTKCFTEKCPVERRPYAPGQHGQSTARRRKSSEYSKQLREKQKIKRIYGVSEAQFHNTFESVTTLPGITGHNLLAALESRLDNMVYRLGFAASRKAARQLIRHRHVEVNQRAVDIPSYQVQPGEEIRVRQKSREIVAVQASMDQASRGAPLSWLAVDRESFSGRMLERPSRPNIPIAAQEQLVVELYSK, encoded by the coding sequence ATGGGCCGTTATGTTGGGCCGAGCTGCAGGCAGTGTCGGCGCGAAGGAACGAAGCTCTTTCTCAAGGGCACCAAGTGCTTCACCGAGAAGTGCCCGGTGGAACGCCGTCCCTATGCGCCGGGACAGCACGGTCAGAGTACCGCGCGTCGCCGCAAGTCGTCCGAGTACTCGAAGCAGCTCCGCGAGAAACAGAAGATCAAGCGCATCTATGGCGTGAGTGAAGCGCAGTTTCATAACACGTTCGAGAGCGTGACGACGCTGCCGGGCATCACCGGTCACAATCTCCTCGCGGCGCTCGAGAGTCGCCTCGACAACATGGTGTATCGTCTTGGCTTCGCAGCCAGCCGTAAGGCGGCGCGTCAGCTGATCCGGCATCGCCACGTCGAGGTGAATCAGCGCGCAGTCGACATCCCGAGCTATCAGGTACAGCCCGGTGAGGAGATTCGCGTGCGTCAGAAGTCGCGCGAGATCGTCGCGGTGCAGGCGTCGATGGATCAGGCGTCGCGAGGCGCTCCGTTGTCGTGGCTCGCCGTCGACCGCGAAAGCTTCAGCGGCCGCATGCTCGAGCGCCCGTCGCGCCCGAACATTCCGATCGCCGCGCAAGAGCAGTTGGTAGTCGAGTTGTATTCGAAGTAG